One window of the Maylandia zebra isolate NMK-2024a linkage group LG19, Mzebra_GT3a, whole genome shotgun sequence genome contains the following:
- the crlf1a gene encoding cytokine receptor-like factor 1a isoform X2 has protein sequence MKGVLDFCLIFLTLHIPGVVSLSTHVAIIYPQDPVLRIGSNLTASCWVHPELGVHASSLFWTLNGQQLPSSFYRVLSATNLSVTLAGLNASKQTSGDNLVCHNHKGHILAGSCLYVGMPPVKPINLTCWSRNTKDLTCSWAPGGKGETNISTQYKLKYKLRWYGTEKECADYTHTQPYSCSITQDLHLFTPYEIWVEASNQLGWATSDVITLDILDVVTTDPPSGVTVSRVGQLEDQLSVRWEAPPALKDFLFQAKYQIRYRLEDSQDWKVMEDVGNQTSCRLAGLRPGTVYFVQVRCNPVGIYGSRKAGIWSEWSHPTAASTPHSERMMSGSCDSKSSGDSNSTLRRELKQFFGWVRKHAYGCSSMSMKLYDQWRVLMQKSHKVRNQVGSPRG, from the exons ATGTAGCAATCATCTACCCTCAGGACCCTGTACTTCGCATTGGGTCTAACCTGACAGCCAGCTGCTGGGTCCACCCCGAACTTGGCGTCCACGCCAGCTCGCTTTTCTGGACACTGAATGGTCAACAGCTGCCCAGCTCCTTCTACAGAGTGCTTAGCGCGACTAACCTCAGTGTGACGCTGGCAGGACTCAATGCCTCCAAGCAAACATCTGGTGACAACCTTGTCTGTCACAATCACAAGGGACACATACTGGCTGGCTCCTGTCTCTATGTTGGCA TGCCTCCAGTGAAGCCAATCAATCTGACCTGTTGGTCCAGGAACACCAAAGACCTGACTTGTAGCTGGGCCCCGGGGGGAAAAGGAGAGACTAATATCAGCACGCAGTACAAGCTCAAGTATAAACTCAG atgGTATGGGACAGAGAAAGAGTGTGCAGATTACACTCATACACAGCCGTACTCCTGCagcatcacccaggacctgcaCCTCTTCACACCTTACGAGATCTGGGTGGAGGCCTCAAACCAGCTAGGCTGGGCTACCTCTGATGTCATCACCCTTGACATCCTAGACGTGG TGACCACAGACCCTCCATCGGGTGTGACCGTCAGTCGCGTCGGGCAGTTGGAGGACCAGCTGAGCGTTCGCTGGGAGGCCCCGCCTGCTCTCaaagacttcctgtttcagGCCAAATACCAAATCCGCTACAGGCTGGAGGACAGCCAAGACTGGAAG GTGATGGAGGATGTTGGGAATCAGACCTCTTGTAGACTGGCTGGACTGAGACCTGGAACGGTATATTTCGTCCAG GTTCGATGTAATCCCGTGGGCATTTACGGTTCTCGCAAGGCTGGCATCTGGAGTGAGTGGAGCCACCCGACTGCTGCTTCCACACCCCACAGTG AGAGAATGATGTCAGGCTCCTGCGACTCAAAATCCAGCGGAGACTCCAACTCCACCTTGCGCAGGGAGCTGAAGCAGTTCTTCGGCTGGGTGCGGAAACACGCCTACGGTTGTAGCAGCATGTCCATGAAGTTGTATGATCAATGGAGAGTGCTGATGCAGAAATCCCACAAAGTTCGCAACCAGGTAG gtTCTCCAAGGGGATAA
- the odf3l2a gene encoding outer dense fiber protein 3-like protein 2a produces MEEAEKKRPIISARERGPGPGRYSLPPTVGYINHDFTKPRSAAYTFHSRMSSAMVSVDSSPGPRYHVGSKVTRFGSMETPSYSILGRGGRTGSDLFQTPGPGAYSPEKAPPLNGHRRPPSHIIGARTRYRSVDAVPSPNSYSLPNLLGHHIPHKPSSASYSFSARRKVGAPSEDLATTPGPGKYNSTNPDIYRHRHPSFTMQGRTKRPNYSSAIPGPGAYSPERFHLHLPRPPSFTLGIRHSEFVTPLVVNVTD; encoded by the exons ATGGAGGAGGCGGAGAAGAAACGGCCGATTATCTCTGCTCGAGAAAGAG GCCCAGGCCCTGGACGCTACAGCCTGCCCCCTACAGTTGGATACATCAACCATGATTTCACTAAGCCCAGAAGTGCAGCATATACCTTCCACAGTCGTATGAGCAGTGCCA TGGTCTCTGTGGATTCCAGCCCAGGACCAAGGTACCATGTTGGATCAAAGGTCACGCGGTTTGGCAGCATGGAAACGCCATCTTACTCTATTTTGGGCAGAGGAGGGCGCACAGGAA GTGACCTATTCCAGACTCCGGGGCCCGGAGCCTACAGTCCAGAGAAGGCTCCGCCCCTCAATGGCCACCGCAGACCTCCATCACACATCATTGGAGCTCGAACCAGATACCGCTCTGTGGATGCTGTACCCTCACCTAACAG TTACAGTCTTCCTAATCTTCTGGGACATCATATTCCTCACAAACCCTCCAGTGCCAGCTACAGTTTCTCAGCCCGGAGGAAGGTCGGCGCTCCCTCTGAAGATCTCGCCACAACTCCCGGACCAGGAAAATACAACAGCACCAACCCGGACATTTACCGTCATCGCCATCCGTCCTTCACCATGCAGGGGAGGACTAAAAGGCCCAATTATTCCTCTGCTATTCCTGGCCCTGGCGCCTACAGCCCAGAGAGATTTCATTTGCACCTTCCAAGACCACCATCCTTCACTCTGGGCATCAGACACTCTGAGTTTGTCACCCCACTTGTGGTAAATGTGACTGACTGA
- the crlf1a gene encoding cytokine receptor-like factor 1a isoform X1, producing MKGVLDFCLIFLTLHIPGVVSLSTHVAIIYPQDPVLRIGSNLTASCWVHPELGVHASSLFWTLNGQQLPSSFYRVLSATNLSVTLAGLNASKQTSGDNLVCHNHKGHILAGSCLYVGMPPVKPINLTCWSRNTKDLTCSWAPGGKGETNISTQYKLKYKLRWYGTEKECADYTHTQPYSCSITQDLHLFTPYEIWVEASNQLGWATSDVITLDILDVVTTDPPSGVTVSRVGQLEDQLSVRWEAPPALKDFLFQAKYQIRYRLEDSQDWKVMEDVGNQTSCRLAGLRPGTVYFVQVRCNPVGIYGSRKAGIWSEWSHPTAASTPHSERMMSGSCDSKSSGDSNSTLRRELKQFFGWVRKHAYGCSSMSMKLYDQWRVLMQKSHKVRNQVLQGDKS from the exons ATGTAGCAATCATCTACCCTCAGGACCCTGTACTTCGCATTGGGTCTAACCTGACAGCCAGCTGCTGGGTCCACCCCGAACTTGGCGTCCACGCCAGCTCGCTTTTCTGGACACTGAATGGTCAACAGCTGCCCAGCTCCTTCTACAGAGTGCTTAGCGCGACTAACCTCAGTGTGACGCTGGCAGGACTCAATGCCTCCAAGCAAACATCTGGTGACAACCTTGTCTGTCACAATCACAAGGGACACATACTGGCTGGCTCCTGTCTCTATGTTGGCA TGCCTCCAGTGAAGCCAATCAATCTGACCTGTTGGTCCAGGAACACCAAAGACCTGACTTGTAGCTGGGCCCCGGGGGGAAAAGGAGAGACTAATATCAGCACGCAGTACAAGCTCAAGTATAAACTCAG atgGTATGGGACAGAGAAAGAGTGTGCAGATTACACTCATACACAGCCGTACTCCTGCagcatcacccaggacctgcaCCTCTTCACACCTTACGAGATCTGGGTGGAGGCCTCAAACCAGCTAGGCTGGGCTACCTCTGATGTCATCACCCTTGACATCCTAGACGTGG TGACCACAGACCCTCCATCGGGTGTGACCGTCAGTCGCGTCGGGCAGTTGGAGGACCAGCTGAGCGTTCGCTGGGAGGCCCCGCCTGCTCTCaaagacttcctgtttcagGCCAAATACCAAATCCGCTACAGGCTGGAGGACAGCCAAGACTGGAAG GTGATGGAGGATGTTGGGAATCAGACCTCTTGTAGACTGGCTGGACTGAGACCTGGAACGGTATATTTCGTCCAG GTTCGATGTAATCCCGTGGGCATTTACGGTTCTCGCAAGGCTGGCATCTGGAGTGAGTGGAGCCACCCGACTGCTGCTTCCACACCCCACAGTG AGAGAATGATGTCAGGCTCCTGCGACTCAAAATCCAGCGGAGACTCCAACTCCACCTTGCGCAGGGAGCTGAAGCAGTTCTTCGGCTGGGTGCGGAAACACGCCTACGGTTGTAGCAGCATGTCCATGAAGTTGTATGATCAATGGAGAGTGCTGATGCAGAAATCCCACAAAGTTCGCAACCAG gtTCTCCAAGGGGATAAATCATAG
- the ebi3 gene encoding interleukin-27 subunit beta, with translation MRAAVFGGGYVTVILLISIVESQALDLLRGAGTSQNPLSAPKVHCWCSSYPNATLCTWPKPPHFPTTHYIATYSERHNQASTKECHLLPPGSSSSEKFWICQLPNLKLLTDYIINITAVHSGRSSSHLTSFMLEDIVKPDPPVDVRVSPTNNRKLLVEWSPPPTWTNLAIFPLKYQIIYQWENKGIRRSVNLGPYENTTVELKALTPGRPYLFQVCARELLGLGKCSDWSMPVKITIPRKRL, from the exons ATGAGGGCTGCagtgtttggtggtggctatgtcACTGTGATTCTACTAATTAGCATTGTTGAAAGTCAAGCACTGGACCTGCTGAGAGGAGCTGGAACATCACAGA ATCCCCTCTCCGCTCCCAAGGTGCACTGCTGGTGTTCGAGCTATCCGAATGCGACGCTGTGCACCTGGCCTAAACCACCCCACTTCCCTACCACGCATTACATTGCTACATACAG TGAGAGACATAATCAGGCAAGCACCAAGGAATGCCATCTCCTTCCACCCGGCTCTTCATCCTCTGAAAAG ttctgGATCTGCCAGCTGCCCAACCTGAAGCTTCTTACTGACTACATCATCAACATCACAGCAGTTCATTCTGGGAGAAGCAGCTCCCATCTAACAAGCTTCATGCTGGAGGATATAG TAAAACCAGATCCTCCCGTTGATGTCCGGGTTTCCCCTACTAACAACAGAAAGTTGTTGGTTGAGTGGTCTCCTCCACCTACTTGGACCAACTTGGCAATATTCCCCCTAAAATACCAGATTATCTACCAGTGGGAAAACAAGGGGATCCGAAGGTCTGTTAAT CTGGGTCCTTATGAGAACACCACAGTTGAACTGAAGGCCCTGACCCCAGGGAGGCCATACCTGTTCCAAGTGTGTGCTAGGGAGCTGCTTGGTCTGGGCAAATGCAGTGACTGGAGTATGCCCGTGAAGATCACAATACCAAGAAAAAGACTGTAG